Proteins from a genomic interval of Mycolicibacterium grossiae:
- the ypfJ gene encoding KPN_02809 family neutral zinc metallopeptidase, producing the protein MTFNEGMQIDTSTTSSSGRGGGGGRGIAIGGGVGGLVVMVIALVLGIDPGSVTPQQNPGQYGAPGVDAGGFDVSQCRTGRDANTIDQCKVIATGNSVDAVWAQLMPDYTRPSIRLFQGGVDTGCGPATTEVGPFYCPADQTAYFDTSFFQELTDRFGASGGPLAKEYVVAHEFGHHVQDLKGDLGRAQQDPTGPEGGGVRTELQADCYAGIWAHYASTTRQESTGQPFLQPLSDRDISDALSAAASVGDDRIQEAATGRVSPESWTHGSAAGRQHWFTVGYQTGDPQACDTFSARDLHQ; encoded by the coding sequence GTGACGTTCAACGAGGGCATGCAGATCGACACGAGCACCACGTCGAGCAGTGGACGCGGGGGCGGCGGTGGGCGCGGCATCGCCATCGGCGGCGGCGTCGGCGGACTGGTCGTCATGGTGATCGCGCTGGTCCTCGGCATCGACCCCGGCAGCGTGACCCCGCAGCAGAACCCCGGACAGTACGGCGCACCCGGCGTCGACGCCGGCGGCTTCGACGTCAGCCAGTGCCGCACGGGCCGGGACGCCAACACCATCGACCAGTGCAAGGTCATCGCCACCGGCAACTCCGTGGACGCGGTGTGGGCGCAGCTGATGCCGGACTACACCCGGCCGAGCATCCGACTCTTCCAAGGTGGTGTCGACACCGGGTGCGGTCCGGCGACCACCGAGGTGGGACCGTTCTACTGCCCCGCCGACCAGACCGCGTACTTCGACACCAGCTTCTTCCAGGAACTGACCGACCGGTTCGGCGCGAGCGGCGGCCCTCTGGCGAAGGAGTACGTGGTCGCCCACGAGTTCGGCCACCACGTGCAGGACCTCAAGGGCGACCTCGGCCGCGCGCAGCAGGACCCGACGGGCCCCGAGGGTGGCGGCGTGCGCACCGAGCTGCAGGCCGACTGCTACGCCGGAATCTGGGCGCACTATGCGTCGACCACGCGGCAGGAGAGCACCGGCCAACCGTTCCTGCAGCCGTTGAGCGATCGGGACATCAGCGATGCGCTGTCGGCCGCCGCCTCCGTCGGCGACGACCGCATCCAGGAGGCCGCCACCGGTCGGGTGTCCCCCGAGTCGTGGACCCACGGGTCGGCAGCGGGTCGGCAGCACTGGTTCACCGTCGGCTATCAGACGGGCGATCCTCAGGCCTGCGACACCTTCAGCGCCCGAGACCTGCACCAGTAG
- a CDS encoding carboxylesterase/lipase family protein: MATQRETAESSTIAHTAAGALRGTGEAGVHVWRGVPYAEQPVGPRRFLAPAPLTPWSGVRDAVDHGPLPPQGRSFVGGGRDDPKVRDEACLTVTVWSPDPHGSLPVMVWIPGGAFVYGAGQLQLYNGSRLAANGDVVVVNVTYRLGVFGGLDLGDLGDGFDDNLCLRDQLAALEWVREDIAAFGGDPDRVTVFGESAGATSVLALLASPAARGLFTRAIAQSPALPLIADRETRARRAHQLLDLLGVGVDDVKSLPQRQLRRAAGTLQAESAAVSPTLAYGLTHGVDLLPRHPIEAARAGAVLKVPLIVGTNSHEASMFAWGKPPMLPTTSSGVDSYFARRAPDAKPRVLAAYPAYPRRSALVAIGADTMFGAPTWAFADAYSAHAQTYVYRFDHTTWTLRALGLGATHGSEIVHVQHSYSSYLGRKIHPLGRRVQPAVGRRMQRTWLDFANGRLGIPEGGEWPVYDAAERRTRVIRSTRDDTVADPDRVRRQAWDGLY; this comes from the coding sequence GTGGCAACGCAGCGCGAAACCGCGGAGTCGTCGACCATCGCGCACACCGCTGCGGGCGCGTTGCGTGGCACGGGCGAAGCCGGTGTGCACGTGTGGCGCGGCGTGCCGTACGCCGAGCAGCCGGTGGGGCCCCGACGCTTTCTGGCGCCGGCGCCCCTGACGCCGTGGAGCGGGGTGCGCGACGCCGTCGACCACGGACCGCTTCCGCCGCAGGGAAGGTCGTTCGTGGGCGGCGGGCGCGACGACCCGAAAGTCCGCGACGAAGCGTGTCTCACGGTGACGGTGTGGTCGCCGGATCCGCACGGCTCGCTGCCGGTCATGGTGTGGATTCCCGGCGGCGCCTTCGTGTACGGCGCAGGACAGCTGCAGCTCTACAACGGTTCCCGGCTCGCGGCGAACGGTGACGTCGTCGTCGTGAACGTCACCTACCGGTTGGGTGTGTTCGGTGGCCTGGACCTGGGCGACCTCGGCGACGGCTTCGACGACAACCTGTGCCTGCGTGACCAGCTGGCGGCGTTGGAGTGGGTACGCGAAGACATCGCGGCCTTCGGCGGCGACCCGGACCGCGTCACCGTCTTCGGCGAGTCGGCCGGGGCGACGTCGGTGCTCGCGTTGCTGGCCAGCCCGGCGGCGCGGGGGTTGTTCACCCGCGCCATCGCGCAGAGCCCCGCCCTGCCGCTGATCGCCGACCGTGAGACCCGCGCCCGGCGTGCCCACCAGCTCCTGGACCTGCTCGGGGTGGGGGTCGACGACGTCAAGTCTCTCCCGCAGCGCCAATTGCGGCGCGCCGCAGGGACGTTGCAAGCCGAGAGCGCCGCCGTCAGCCCGACGCTGGCCTATGGGCTGACCCACGGTGTCGACCTGTTGCCCCGGCACCCGATCGAGGCGGCGCGGGCCGGCGCGGTGCTGAAGGTGCCGCTCATCGTCGGCACGAACAGCCACGAAGCCTCGATGTTCGCCTGGGGCAAGCCGCCGATGCTGCCCACCACGTCGTCCGGCGTCGACTCCTACTTCGCCCGCCGCGCCCCAGACGCGAAGCCGCGCGTGCTGGCGGCGTACCCCGCCTATCCGCGGCGCAGCGCGCTGGTGGCCATCGGCGCGGACACCATGTTCGGCGCGCCCACGTGGGCCTTCGCCGACGCCTACAGTGCACACGCCCAGACCTACGTCTACCGGTTCGACCACACCACGTGGACGCTGCGGGCGCTCGGTCTCGGCGCGACGCACGGCAGCGAGATCGTGCACGTGCAGCACAGCTACTCCTCCTACCTCGGCCGGAAGATCCATCCGCTGGGGCGGCGGGTGCAGCCGGCGGTGGGCCGGCGCATGCAGCGCACGTGGCTCGACTTCGCCAACGGCCGGCTCGGCATCCCCGAGGGAGGAGAGTGGCCGGTGTACGACGCCGCCGAGCGCCGTACCCGCGTGATCCGCTCGACGCGCGACGACACCGTCGCCGATCCCGACCGGGTGCGCCGCCAGGCGTGGGACGGGCTTTACTGA